A stretch of the uncultured Methanobrevibacter sp. genome encodes the following:
- a CDS encoding 4Fe-4S binding protein, with protein MYNVWKNCIGCGECAKACDFNLIQTFDDYILMDIEKCRHCSKCVETCQNNVFTKSVIFKHFLYLLYYKIKKS; from the coding sequence ATGTATAATGTATGGAAAAATTGTATTGGTTGTGGGGAATGTGCAAAGGCATGTGATTTTAATCTGATTCAAACATTTGATGATTATATTCTGATGGATATTGAAAAGTGCAGGCATTGCTCAAAATGTGTAGAAACTTGTCAAAACAATGTTTTTACAAAATCAGTTATTTTTAAACACTTTTTATATCTATTATATTATAAGATTAAAAAATCTTAG